One genomic window of Leishmania major strain Friedlin complete genome, chromosome 15 includes the following:
- the LmISP2 gene encoding putative ecotin, whose protein sequence is MSTHRGTKAAAHAPVQPSLRAVDAHVQMLRAEARTGLGSQDVRGALIKEELRPPRFVCGGRGARGPKAPSLTTLSAGSGFVAASAGAGSGIADIPSAWLEGDFHLKSAVADEDGAAAASPSACMALAGEATATMSADAAPLPPDSSSALRMYEALCAAADEVDYDVSYEEALRQVEDRDGHTGLATTWRTRRRPSAPLPFSSMAVAASALSWDAQGERSVFAGRVEAAGNIRVAASQGLYTQPPSRPSAVGRGAAGRLAAALSASRPASQASVVSAGTPSTITTTRRMKPQVLRSCGGGGGGAFPSLSTEGTAVACSSAATYAMALRQRVQEQREYASRVGGGPPRSSSTPAVRLDREDNGDSGRAAVLEWRTRMTAAVTVAVCPSCHAWFERALQQPQQPLLSEEARQRTAGEPDNASRCCCPRCGHDVDTAAGADTPAAAAAGAGPRWVWAPSAATGGSEASKRDFDGTPARVLDSAVVRCPQQPSSPASAARHCIANGAGGETYGTDSVGFAGSGNGGEEESFAALVARIRASRLRAQEDEESSNAMATSVSEARARQAPLSSASIAPLRPPKELAPATAPKGVGISSVCTETDMSGGTMSFPPAAPLSGPPPLGEQTLPARMNPLAQSLRVALSRLYFYDLWASAMGKQT, encoded by the coding sequence ATGAGCACGCACCGCGGCACGAAGGCCGCTGCTCATGCCCCTGTCCAGCcctcgctgcgcgccgtcgacgcaCATGTGCAGATGCTGCGGGCAGAGGCGCGGACGGGGCTGGGCTCGCAAGATGTGCGTGGCGCACTTAtcaaggaggagctgcgacCGCCTCGCTTTGTTTGTGGCGGTCGTGGAGCACGCGGCCCAAAGGCGCCCTCGCTTACCACCCTCTCCGCAGGTTCCGGATTCGTGGCTGCGTCAGCAGGagcgggcagcggcatcgctgACATACCGTCCGCGTGGTTAGAAGGCGACTTCCACCTCAAATCAGCTGTCGCTGATGAGGACggagcggccgccgcgtcccCGTCCGCCTGCATGGCCCTCGCAGGAGAAGCAACCGCCACCATGTCTGCCGACGCGGCACCTTTGCCTCCAGACTCTAGCAGCGCGCTCCGCATGTACGAAGcgctgtgcgccgccgccgatgaaGTGGACTACGACGTGTCGTACGAGGAGGCACTGCGGCAGGTGGAGGATCGCGATGGCCATACGGGGCTGGCGACCACATGGCGAACCCGGCGTCGCCcatcggcaccgctgcctttCAGttcgatggcggtggcggcctcAGCGTTGAGCTGGGACGCACAAGGGGAGCGTTCGGTGTTCGCAGGCCGCGTAGAAGCGGCTGGCAATATCCGTGTGGCTGCGTCTCAAGGACTGTACACGCAaccgccgtcgcggccgtCCGCGGTtggccgcggtgccgctggccgccttgctgctgcactctctgcctctcggccCGCCTCGCAGGCGTCCGTCGTATCCGCCGGGACGCCATCGACAATCACCACAACGAGAAGAATGAAACCGCAGGTGTTGCGCtcgtgtggcggcggcggcggcggcgcgttCCCCTCCTTATCCACGGAGGGCACGGCGGTCGCGTGCAGTTCCGCGGCAACGTACGCGATGGCGCTCCGCCAACGtgtgcaggagcagcgcgagtACGCGAGCCGCGTTGGAGGTGGCCCACCGCGGTCGAGCTCGACCCCGGCCGTACGGCTTGACAGAGAGGACAATGGGGAcagcggcagagctgctgtGCTCGAGTGGCGGACGCGCATGACGGCAGCTGTGACTGTGGCAGTCTGTCCATCATGTCACGCGTGGTttgagcgcgcgctgcaacagccacagcagcctcTGCTATCAGAGGAGGCTCGACAACGGACAGCGGGCGAGCCGGATAACGCTTCAAGGTGCTGCTGTCCTCGCTGTGGCCATGACGTCGACACTGCAGCCGGCGCAGACACtccggcggccgctgcggcgggggCAGGACCGCGGTGGGTCTGGGCTCCGTCTGCCGCAACAGGCGGCTCTGAAGCAAGCAAGCGAGACTTTGATGGAACTCCTGCAAGAGTCCTTGACTCCGCTGTGGTCCGTTgcccgcagcagccatcCTCCCCAGCTTCGGCAGCAAGGCATTGTATCGCCAACGGCGCAGGTGGTGAGACGTACGGCACCGACAGCGTTGGCTTCGCAGGGAGCGGCAACGGAGGTGAGGAGGAGTCCTTCGCCGCGTTGGTGGCGCGCATCCGGGCTTCGAGGCTGAGAGCgcaggaagacgaggagagcAGCAATGCGATGGCCACCAGCGTCTCagaggcacgcgcgcgtcaGGCGCCGTTGAGCAGCGCTTCCATAGCGCCTCTACGTCCACCGAAGGAGTTGGCACCAGCTACAGCGCCTAAGGGTGTCGGTATCTCCAGTGTATGCACCGAGACGGACATGTCAGGCGGAACCATGTCCTTccctccagcagcaccactcTCTGGGCCTCCTCCCTTGGGCGAGCAGACCTTGCCCGCCCGCATGAACCCGCTCGCCCAGAGCCTTCGTGTCGCCCTCAGTCGCCTGTACTTTTACGACCTTTGGGCGAGTGCGATGGGCAAGCAGACGTGA
- the LmISP3 gene encoding putative ecotin: MAASVHSPACPSLVDLHLVLTPVFSFLVSTLSFCRMVGSTFEYVFQQVLWLIGTTAQLIAAMGIGMKWMFMTARCVTFAAMDLVYFMPNVFWYLLSPNIIRRVSYRSSRTTKLRNLEALLSKQVKRESLATAVRTSAFPWSPMNSNYEASLSASALGGVHPGASPSPLQPRGPEEVDRETVERWASSINPADGTFVSGLPVHVGDEAHSWTASRHTAALTFNNSFDDTLEALQRMYRHRSQQQARIVSMPSRAELSQTQVPVSVTPAVPNESFTDSDAEADVEDRMNLHNRATLDIYLPVPLDSLFRFMHQERKSEETAHAQAGGKYQCSPKPGSAAPEQQQQRPSHKRRGKLTRKRFPILISVTGGAWIVGFYLWNFLVARLFAARGYVVFCPDYRNFPQTTMEGMTLDVSDAIAWVLNNAERYNGDLNNVTLIGQSAGAHLTMMSLLSQAQLSAYRHNAEKGIHEGVPPPSDVAYNVPRYNPRESIHRYVGLSGIFNVAGLVKHFDRRGLYRDVLYQIAGGKSHMARYTLNAYFDDRRGGDTGEVLPDNIFDFFPQRMFFVHGDADRSAPVTESANIVYVMRNAQRDAIVKVIQENPEAAKTLPKPVTIEYILVPGATHTDSIIEEPLCGNSHIVEFLCYYDIDDDERRHAQLGGRTSVGAVSKDGGAVVTDAVHSRTSSLAVSSAAGGAADGSAFGPKLMDLDAISQGLSPALCGISPDARYTYPVLPATRPDGILISPCPPSSRSKLMRLASYICPF, translated from the coding sequence ATGGCTGCATCTGTGCACAGCCCcgcctgcccctcccttGTAGACCTGCATCTTGTACTCACACCCGTCTTCTCGTTCCTCGTCTCTACCCTCTCCTTTTGCAGAATGGTCGGCAGCACCTTCGAGTATGTCTTTCAGCAGGTGCTGTGGCTGATTGGCACGACCGCGCAGCTGATCGCAGCGATGGGCATCGGCATGAAGTGGATGTTCATGACAGCGCGCTGCGTCACCTTCGCTGCGATGGACTTGGTGTACTTCATGCCGAACGTCTTCTGGTACCTGCTCTCGCCAAACATAATCCGCCGTGTGTCGTACCGCTCCTCCCGGACAACGAAGCTGCGCAActtggaggcgctgctgtcgaaGCAAGTGAAGCGGGAGtcgctggcgacggcggtgcgcaccagcgccttCCCTTGGAGTCCCATGAACAGCAACTACGAGGCGTCCCTATCGGCCAGCGCCCTCGGTGGTGTGCACCCTGGCGCCTCCCCGTCGCCGCTCCAGCCCAGGGGCCCGGAAGAGGTGGACCGGGAGACGGTGGAGCGCTGGGCGTCCTCAATCAACCCCGCTGACGGCACCTTCGTCAGCGGACTTCCAGTGCACGTTGGCGACGAGGCTCATTCTTGGACCGCGTCTCGGCACACCGCAGCACTGACCTTCAACAACTCCTTTGACGACACGCTCGAAGCCCTGCAGCGGATGTACAGGCAtcgcagccagcagcaggcgagaATTGTTTCCATGCCATCACGTGCGGAGCTGTCGCAGACGCAGGTGCCGGTGTCAGTGACACCGGCCGTCCCGAACGAAAGCTTCACGGACTCCGACGCCGAGGCCGACGTGGAGGACCGGATGAACTTGCACAACCGCGCCACTCTGGACATCTACCTCCCCGTCCCGCTCGATTCTCTCTTCCGCTTTATGCATCAGGAACGCAAGTCTGAGGAgacggcgcacgcgcaagcCGGCGGTAAGTACCAATGCAGCCCCAAacccggcagcgccgcgccggagcagcagcagcagcgtccgtCGCATAAGCGCCGCGGTAAGCTGACGCGCAAGAGGTTTCCGATCTTGATCTCCGTCACTGGCGGTGCGTGGATTGTTGGCTTCTACTTGTGGAACTTCTTGGTGGCACGCCTCTTCGCCGCGCGCGGCTACGTTGTCTTTTGCCCCGACTACCGCAACTTCCCGCAGACGACGATGGAAGGCATGACGCTGGACGTCTCGGACGCCATCGCGTGGGTGCTGAATAACGCAGAGCGCTACAACGGCGACCTGAACAATGTGACGCTGATTGGGCAGTCCGCCGGTGCGCACCTGACGAtgatgtcgctgctgtcgcaggcGCAGCTCTCCGCGTACCGGCACAACGCCGAGAAGGGCATCCACGAAGGCGTTCCACCGCCGTCGGACGTCGCCTACAACGTCCCCCGCTACAACCCGCGTGAGTCGATCCACCGCTACGTCGGCCTCAGCGGCATCTTCAACGTCGCCGGCCTCGTGAAACACTTCGACAGGCGCGGCCTCTACCGTGACGTGCTGTACCAGATCGCCGGCGGAAAGTCACATATGGCGCGCTACACGCTAAACGCGTACTTTGacgaccgccgcggcggcgacacgggcgaggtgctgccggaCAACATATTTGACTTTTTCCCACAGCGCATGTTCTTTGTGCACGGCGACGCGGACAGGAGCGCGCCCGTCACGGAGAGCGCGAACATCGTGTATGTTATGCGCAACGCGCAGCGAGACGCGATCGTAAAGGTCATACAGGAGAACCCAGAAGCGGCCAAGACGCTGCCGAAGCCGGTGACCATAGAGTACATCCTCGTCCCCGGCGCCACGCACACCGACTCCATTATCGAGGAGCCGCTCTGCGGCAACAGCCACATCGTCGAGTTCTTGTGCTATTACGACAttgacgacgacgagcgcCGACACGCGCAGTTGGGCGGGCGAACATCGGTGGGGGCGGTCAGCaaagacggcggtgctgtcgtGACAGACGCGGTGCACTCCAGAACGTCGAGCTTGGCCGTGAGCAGCGCggccggcggtgccgctgacggTTCTGCCTTCGGGCCGAAGCTGATGGATCTGGACGCCATCTCACAGGGTCTCAGTCCCGCGCTGTGCGGTATCTCGCCGGATGCGCGCTACACGTACCCCGTGCTCCCCGCCACGCGGCCGGACGGTATCTTGATCTCTCCGTGCCCACCCTCATCGCGCAGTAAGCTGATGCGGCTGGCCAGCTACATCTGTCCTTTTTGA
- a CDS encoding putative 60S acidic ribosomal protein — translation MTTAQLACTYAALILSASGKTDADSICAVTKAAGVEVSHGMAAAFANALAAVNVNEVLGSISFGGAAAGGAAAPAAAAAASGAAPAAAAAKEEPEEDADDDMGFGLFD, via the coding sequence ATGACGACCGCGCAACTCGCCTGCACGTACGCCGCGCTCATCCTCAGTGCGTCCGGCAAGACCGATGCCGACTCCATCTGCGCAGTGACGAAGGCCGCTGGTGTCGAGGTGAGCCACGGCATGGCCGCCGCCTTTGCCAAtgccctcgccgccgtcaacgTGAACGAGGTGCTCGGCAGCATCAGCTTTGGCGGTGCggccgctggtggcgctgctgcccccgctgccgccgccgccgcgagtgGCGCGGCcccggctgcggcggccgcgaaggAGGAGCCAGAGGAGGATGCAGACGACGACATGGGCTTTGGTCTGTTCGACTAA
- a CDS encoding putative 60S acidic ribosomal protein — protein sequence MTTAQLACTYAALILSASGKTDADSICAVTKAAGVEVSHGMAAAFANALAAVNVNEVLGSISFGGAAAGGAAAPAAAAAASGAAPAAAAAKEEPEEDADDDMGFGLFD from the coding sequence ATGACGACCGCACAACTCGCCTGCACGTACGCCGCGCTCATCCTCAGTGCGTCCGGCAAGACCGATGCCGACTCCATCTGCGCAGTGACGAAGGCCGCTGGTGTCGAGGTGAGCCACGGCATGGCCGCCGCCTTTGCCAAtgccctcgccgccgtcaacgTGAACGAGGTGCTCGGCAGCATCAGCTTTGGCGGTGCggccgctggtggcgctgctgcccccgctgccgccgccgccgcgagtgGCGCGGCcccggctgcggcggccgcgaaggAGGAGCCAGAGGAGGATGCAGACGACGACATGGGCTTTGGTCTGTTCGACTAA
- a CDS encoding cytoplasmic l-asparaginase i-like protein: MEAGVEVTATSAALTQPPTAPRSGRHTRRILVLYVGGTIGMKKNAAGALEPVAGYLTEQMCEMRELRESSEIAPFDIIEYAELLDSSDMNAAAYCRIAADVQVHYDEYDGFLIAHGTDTMHYTASALSFLLCNLDKPVIVTGAMVALAEPYNDARRNVVIGMMIASNPKICEVCIFFNDSLFRGNRCNKVHHTYGAFRSLNYPALGVVGATDFVLNDEYLLPQPMGSLKIMSDMRGRVGCYPIDPEADVDTFVALLEQKRPRSSPCTFSVASAPLTDDSDGTQKPLLDAVLLSLNGVGSVQGVVAQQLRRIVAAAHKYNIVVCAVAREISGTLNPSEVHRLHAISPEIVYLNDMCASAAEVKLMYLLGKGLSPGKVATAMVQNLRGEITPLLEAHAKL, translated from the coding sequence ATGGAGGCGGGAGTAGAGGTCACAGCAACGTCGGCGGCCTTGACACAGCCACCGACGGCACCCCGTTCAGGCAGGCATACTCGCCGCATACTCGTCTTGTATGTAGGGGGAACCATCGGCATGAAGAAGAACGCCGCAGGCGCTCTGGAGCCCGTCGCCGGATACCTGACGGAGCAGATGTGCGAGATGCGAGAGCTGCGGGAGAGCTCCGAAATCGCACCATTCGACATCATCGAGTACGCCGAGCTCCTCGACAGCAGTGACATgaacgccgccgcctactgccgcatcgccgccgatgTGCAGGTGCACTACGACGAGTACGACGGTTTTCTCATCGCGCACGGCACGGACACGATGCACTACACGGCGAGTGCACTTTCTTTCCTGCTGTGCAACCTTGACAAGCCGGTGATTGTGACAGGGGCgatggtggcgctggcggagccGTACAACGATGCGCGCCGCAACGTGGTGATCGGCATGATGATCGCATCCAACCCCAAGATTTGCGAAGTGTGTATCTTCTTCAATGACAGCCTGTTTCGCGGCAACCGGTGCAACAAGGTCCACCATACGTACGGTGCCTTCCGCTCCCTCAACTACCCGGCGCTTGGCGTTGTGGGGGCTACCGATTTCGTGCTGAATGACGAGTATCTGCTCCCGCAACCAATGGGTTCCTTGAAAATTATGTCGGACATGCGTGGACGCGTGGGCTGCTACCCGATCGACCCCGAGGCTGACGTGGACACCTTCGTCGCATTGCTGGAGCAGAAGCGGCCAAGGTCGTCTCCCTGCACCTTCTCCGTCGCGTCAGCACCCTTGAcggacgacagcgacggcacgcAGAAGCCCTTGCTGGATGCTGTGCTACTGTCTCTCAACGGTGTTGGTAGCGTGCAGGGCgtcgtggcgcagcagctgcggcgaatcgtcgctgctgcgcacaaGTACAATATCGTTGTCTGTGCTGTGGCTCGTGAAATCAGCGGCACGCTGAACCCGTCCGAGGTCCACCGCCTGCACGCCATCTCGCCCGAGATCGTGTACCTGAACGACatgtgcgcctccgctgcggaGGTGAAGCTCATGTACTTGCTCGGCAAAGGGCTCAGTCCTGGAAAGGTAGCCACCGCCATGGTGCAGAATCTGCGAGGCGAAATCACCCCGCTACTCGAAGCACATGCGAAGCTGTGA